One Streptomyces sp. L2 genomic window carries:
- a CDS encoding aspartate/glutamate racemase family protein, which yields MTALGFLYPGHSGEDDYPRIEQLLGSDIRVDLVHTDIGEDAHRVDALREMGSAERLAGGMEGLRLAGAETVVWACTSGSFVYGWEGAQEQVRGLARLAGMPASSTSFAFVQSARELGVRRVAVGATYPEDVAALFAEFLRAGGLEVTGVRSSGIITAAEVGTWGEEEVLTLARSADSPEAEAVLLPDTALHTAAHVPALEKALSKPVLTANQVTVWEGLRLADRRVNAPALGALFTREPLVQA from the coding sequence ATGACAGCACTCGGATTCCTTTACCCGGGCCACTCCGGCGAGGACGACTATCCGCGCATCGAGCAGCTCCTGGGCAGCGACATCCGGGTGGACCTGGTCCACACCGACATCGGCGAGGACGCGCACCGCGTGGACGCGCTGCGCGAGATGGGCTCCGCGGAGCGGCTCGCCGGCGGCATGGAGGGGCTGCGGCTGGCCGGCGCCGAGACGGTGGTGTGGGCGTGCACCAGCGGCAGCTTCGTCTACGGCTGGGAGGGCGCCCAGGAGCAGGTGCGCGGGCTGGCCCGGCTGGCCGGGATGCCGGCGTCCTCGACGTCCTTCGCGTTCGTGCAGTCGGCGCGGGAGCTGGGGGTACGGCGGGTGGCCGTGGGGGCGACGTACCCGGAGGACGTGGCCGCCCTGTTCGCGGAGTTCCTGCGAGCCGGCGGGCTGGAGGTCACCGGGGTCCGGTCGTCGGGGATCATCACGGCGGCGGAGGTCGGGACGTGGGGCGAGGAGGAGGTCCTGACCTTGGCGCGCTCCGCGGACTCGCCCGAGGCGGAGGCCGTCCTCCTGCCGGACACGGCCCTGCATACGGCGGCGCACGTACCGGCCCTGGAGAAGGCCCTCTCCAAGCCGGTCCTCACGGCCAACCAGGTCACGGTCTGGGAGGGCCTGAGGCTGGCCGACCGCCGAGTGAACGCGCCGGCACTGGGGGCGCTGTTCACTCGGGAGCCGTTGGTCCAGGCGTGA